A genomic window from Luteolibacter sp. LG18 includes:
- a CDS encoding phosphatidylserine/phosphatidylglycerophosphate/cardiolipin synthase family protein, which yields MMSTAARARNLGTLILPGLLLASCGSFSLNARRSSERQPQAADPLDSGREIGLTLLRSTAISAVRQPVTTTKVGFALAYQRIRTMFRSNVSLADFADPPPPEVPGTPEFERLLDRKHLRRAEPGKATFRVDGPAFFADFRREIAQARKTIDVQVFIFDNDDTAIACADALKARSHDARVRVLFDDVGTTFAQAAPPETPGPRGFSPPGNIHDYLKDGSKVRVRRILDPWLVSDHTKLMVFDAKRAYLGGMNLGREYESEWHDLMVRIEGPIAVPLQLEFTRAWRKAGPVGDLALFRKPAWYRPTQPGTGPAFRILRTDPSEGTYDVLKAIRLAINASRKRIWIENPYFAADDIADELIAAARRGVDVRVILPSRGDSTIMDAGNAATAREVMAAGVKVYRYPRMTHMKVMIADGWATFGSANLDTLSLRINRELNLSTNDPATVKALENAVFTPDFRHSSRMLKSDTDSMIAPFAESIADQL from the coding sequence ATGATGAGCACGGCGGCGCGCGCGCGGAACCTGGGCACCCTGATCCTTCCCGGCCTGCTGCTCGCGTCCTGCGGCAGCTTCAGCCTGAACGCCCGCCGCTCCTCCGAGCGCCAGCCCCAGGCCGCCGACCCGCTCGACAGCGGCCGCGAGATCGGCCTCACGCTGCTCCGTTCCACCGCCATCTCCGCCGTCCGCCAGCCGGTCACCACCACCAAGGTCGGCTTCGCCTTGGCCTACCAGCGTATCCGCACGATGTTCCGCTCGAACGTCTCGCTCGCGGACTTCGCCGATCCCCCGCCGCCCGAGGTCCCCGGCACCCCGGAATTCGAGCGCCTGCTGGACCGCAAGCACCTCCGCCGCGCCGAACCCGGCAAGGCCACCTTCCGTGTCGACGGCCCCGCGTTCTTCGCCGACTTCCGCCGCGAGATCGCCCAGGCCAGGAAGACGATCGACGTCCAGGTGTTCATCTTCGACAACGACGACACCGCCATCGCCTGCGCCGATGCCCTCAAGGCCCGCTCGCACGACGCCCGCGTGCGCGTGCTCTTCGATGACGTCGGCACCACCTTCGCCCAGGCCGCCCCGCCGGAGACCCCCGGCCCCCGCGGTTTCTCCCCGCCGGGAAACATCCACGATTACCTCAAGGACGGCTCGAAGGTCCGCGTCCGCCGCATCCTCGATCCCTGGCTGGTTTCCGATCACACCAAGCTCATGGTCTTCGATGCCAAGCGCGCCTACCTCGGCGGCATGAACCTCGGCCGCGAATACGAATCCGAGTGGCACGACCTGATGGTCCGCATCGAGGGCCCCATCGCCGTACCCCTCCAGCTCGAGTTCACCCGCGCCTGGCGGAAGGCCGGCCCCGTTGGCGATCTCGCCCTGTTCCGGAAGCCCGCCTGGTACCGCCCCACCCAGCCCGGCACCGGCCCCGCCTTCCGCATCCTCCGCACCGATCCCTCCGAGGGCACCTACGACGTGCTGAAAGCCATCCGGCTCGCCATCAACGCCAGCCGCAAGCGCATTTGGATCGAGAACCCCTATTTTGCCGCCGATGACATCGCGGACGAACTCATCGCCGCCGCCCGCCGCGGCGTGGATGTCCGCGTCATCCTCCCGAGCCGCGGCGATTCCACCATCATGGACGCCGGCAATGCCGCCACCGCCCGCGAGGTGATGGCCGCCGGGGTGAAGGTCTACCGCTACCCGCGCATGACCCACATGAAGGTGATGATCGCCGATGGCTGGGCCACCTTCGGCTCCGCCAACCTCGACACCCTCAGCCTGCGCATCAACCGCGAGCTGAACCTCTCCACCAACGATCCCGCCACCGTGAAGGCCCTCGAAAACGCCGTCTTCACCCCCGATTTCCGCCACTCCTCCCGCATGCTGAAGTCCGACACCGACAGCATGATCGCCCCCTTCGCGGAATCCATCGCGGACCAGTTGTGA